The following are encoded in a window of Bradyrhizobium sp. WBOS07 genomic DNA:
- a CDS encoding BolA family transcriptional regulator, whose product MAMRDTISNKLQEAFTPESLQVVDESHLHEGHSGHRPGGETHFRVYIVSAAFKGKSRVERHRMINSALAAELAGRVHALAIQAKAPGEG is encoded by the coding sequence ATGGCTATGCGCGACACTATCAGCAACAAGTTGCAGGAAGCTTTCACGCCGGAAAGCCTGCAAGTCGTCGACGAGTCACATTTGCATGAGGGCCATTCCGGCCATCGGCCGGGCGGTGAGACACACTTCCGCGTCTATATCGTGTCTGCGGCCTTCAAAGGGAAGAGCCGGGTCGAGCGCCATCGCATGATAAATTCGGCGCTGGCCGCGGAACTCGCCGGCCGCGTGCACGCGCTGGCGATCCAGGCCAAGGCGCCGGGGGAAGGCTAG